Below is a genomic region from Prunus persica cultivar Lovell chromosome G3, Prunus_persica_NCBIv2, whole genome shotgun sequence.
tatttttggtttgagGCTTATTTGGGCCTAAGGGTTAGTTGCCTAGTTTTGAAGGTCctatctttttttgtttgtgtagttttggtttttatttgtcTTTCAGCTATTTGGCTTACACCTGTGATGTTTGATGAAATAGGCGATAAAAGTGCTGTAGTGCCCGGTGGCATTCGCATTGGATCACCTGCCATGACAACAAGAGGATTCGCTGAGAAAGATTTCATAGCTGTTGCAGACTACATTCATGAGGGTGTGCAGATAACAATTGATGCTAAACGCGCAGTCTCAGGATCAAAGCTCCAAGATTTTATGAAGTTTGTAGCTTCACCTGAATTCTCCCTAAAGGATCGAGTGTTGGATCTGCAGAGAAGAGTTGAAGCTCTTACCACTCAGTTCCCAATGCCTGGAGTATAACTTGTATAGAAGGAAATGCAAGCTTAACTTGTCTGCACAACTATTTCAAGGGAGCTTGTGGATGACAACTTTTAGGTTTGGCATGTAAAATCATAAATTAGCGTGCTCTTTGCTAAATAttcatcttcaatttttgGTCTTGTGTGAAGATGAGAAATAAATGACTAGTTTTCTCCTAGGGAATTATTTAGGGAGCTTGAATTAGGGATCCACACCATTGTAGAGCCCTCTCTGAGTTGAAGTTTTGTGATCCGAACCCTTCCAACACACTTTAGAAAGGTGTTAGCCGTGTGGTGAGCTTGGGCGGGACGGTACAGAGCTTGGGCACAATTCCCGGATGTCAAGTTCAACCAGCCGCTCATGATGAGGGAATGCCTTGCAGAGCAGGTATGAAGGGCCTGAACAGCACAAGGGTTGAGGTCCTAAGAAGTTATCTAAATTGATCCCTTGTTAATTTGAGTAACAGAGATTCCAATTGTTTTACTTTCGCAATAATCATCAAATGTTGACTTAATAAACATGCCAATATTTTATCTGCTAACAGTAAATGAGATTAAGTGgactcaaatttgaaaaaagaaaaaaaaaagtcagtgGGTATAGCTCAATTGATTGAGCTCTCACATCCATTTATGTAGACAAAGGTTTAAAATTTCCACGcaccaaataaatatttgtgtaaactcCTTTCCTCCAATCATTTGtatccaaacaaaaatacatattaataaACAAATTAGTGAGTGTAGCGTTGGTCTTAAAGGTAGAATTCATAAGGGTTTGGAGatgaaaaacaaagatatcGCATGCGCCctatttgtttgtttcatcAGTGCCCTGTGCGGCACCTATATTTATTCccacataaattttttaatttattccaTCATTATTGTTGTTGgcatattatataaatattaatatatggtTTTAATTTGGCACTATCGCCTTTGAGAAGATAAAGCACATGTCAACGGGGTctaatcaaatgaaaaaggaTCTTAATTTGCAGACCGGaagtttcaaatttgaatctcTACGACATCataattgtgtgtgtgtaacaTTTCTTTGACACCGAAGATGGAACAAGGTCTTCCTCATGGTAGCTAaagcttattttatttaagcaATATTGCGCAATTTACAATGAGGCACCATTTCTTTGGTGCGGTAGATGGaatcaaatttcttttcttttatgcaaCATTATTAGCTCCATGCGTTTTTTATATTCATCTTTCTGTTTTATATGCAATTTATTAATGTGGCATTAGATAGACACTGAAGCATTCTGCCTCTCGAATTAAAACACATATACTTTGTATTTATTGCTAAAACCAATCTAATCATACACACGTAACCCGTGAGTCTTATCATATTATTTGTTctaagagttttttttattttatatatatatataggactttttctattgaaatgggcgatagcatattaaattcacacatataacacggatgctaggactcgaacccagaaCCTTGCCTGAAGgagtaaatatttcaaatcaCTACACTAGTGATTCCTTTACTTGTTCTaagaattatatatgttgaGATTCGACACCTACCATGcgacatttttattttctagtgTTTGCAAATTGTAGATCGATTAGTCATATGATAAGGCCTAGCTACCAGAcatgaacaaataataaatcaaataaataagcaaattTGTGACATTTCCCTACAAGGCACTCATAGAATTGTGTCGTTTTTGTGCTAGTTCAGTGTCTATGGTACAATCTAATTAGGGGCGGGGGAAAGCATTAAACCAATAATGATCTACTTCTCTGTTTTAGAAGATAAATGACAAAATAATTATCTTGTTTTCATTGTTCTTTATCTGTTATTCAACAATTGTCGTTGATGAGGTTTGAAATTAGAATCACTGTTAATAGAATAAATGAGTATCACTAGACCAAATTATCGTTGACGTAGTTATAATCTATCTATTGTAccaataatttctttttctttttagcacTTTGGGATGAGATTctgtcaaacaaagtaggtatttataaagaATAATAAAGATGTATTAACCATAAATAACATATGAAATAAATCCAAACAActataggaaataaatcttaatacaataggactaaataaacgagcaagtaacaaaaaaaatctaattaaGTAAGGACTCACCAACAGATTCAACGAAGAAATTTGTCCATATAGAGAATGAAACATTCAGTAATTTATCTATTGTACTTAAaaccttattattattattttctatgtATTCTTGATTGTatttactagcctctctgcacgcgcttccgcgcatgcgagaggttttttaaaaaaaaaattaaaatttattttagaattaaaaaagataatggatatttgtgttccataaaaataggacccattatctgaattttcttttaattttaatttttttaatacgaaaaattgtaaatttaccatattatcctcatttaattaataatttcaattcttaatgtttgcattaaccaatggcattttctggtattttgaatgtttcaccattctctgccttttgctttatatatatagataatacAATAAATCCTTATAGGTTAAGGAAAGTAATAAATCTTaattctatttacagtagaaaattatgaattaaagtaaattaattatatttaattgaGGAATCCTTTTGAATATAAGGAAAGTAATCACATGTCCACTAGTCACACCAACAGATGGGGGGTGCTCAAAGTTCCTTCTCCTGCTTACGATTGAGAGGATATATTACCCAATTAGTCCGACGATCAAATCCATATATGTAGAGATGCGCCTAATCCTCTAAGACATATTCCGGTTTTTATGCTCGTTCTTCCGTCTTCATCAATAAAATACTATCCGAGTGAAACCTCTGTTTCTCTAATTGTCACCGACGCGTGGTCATCACTCAGTTGAAGAATTTAGTCATCTGATTAATAATAATGGTCATTGACTCATTGGTCAATCCTGCAAACGTAACGTTGGGATCCAATACAAAACGCAAAACGCCATAAAAATTAACTGTAAATCGGTGTGTGTACGTAAATCAATATCTGGATAGATAGAATACAGGGATGCTTTGCTGCTCACTCGTcgccatcatcatcatatcaCCATGCAATTTAATACATAAACAGTCGAATATGATCCCTACTCTTAACTGCCCAATTAAGAAAACGCGTTTATGCACTTTGccatgcttttgtttttttttttctctctctctctctctctctctctctctctctctctcctcttttggCGTTTCCTTGTTGTTCCtccctttcctttttccttttcttatttttttctctctctttcgctCCCGGTCATTATTCCAGTGGTATAAATACTACCCACCTCCCATAACCCCACTGTACCAAAACCCCACCCACCTCTTTCTCTCTAATGgctctctctcaaaaaacCATGCTCCTAAtatctctcttcttcctcatctctCCTTCTCTGTCAGCCAAAGAGAACAAGTACCTGAACAACAccactttttctctctctttccctctcacTTCTTCTCAACTTTCTCTCGCTCCAAACACATCCAAACCTCTCCATCATGCCTCTCTCATTTCAAACTCCAGGCGAATCCCAAGACTCACATCGTACAACCAGAAGCTCTCCTTCAAGTATTCAATGGCTCCGATTGTTTCTCTCCCCATAGGCACTCCTCCACAGACCCAGCAGATGGTTTTAGACACTGGCAGCCAGCTCTCATGGATTCAGTGCCACAAGAAGACCCCCAAGTCAAAGCCACCACCTCCTCCGATGGCGTCGTTTgacccttctctctcctctactTTCTCTGTCTTGCCTTGTACTCACCCTATTTGCAAACCCCGAGTTCCCGATTTTACCCTCCCCACCTCTTGCGAccaaaacaaactctgccacTACTCCTACTTCTTTGCTGATGGTACTTTGGCCGAGGGCAATCTCGTCCGAGAAAAATTTACCTTTTCTCCTTCCGTAAGTACCCCTCCCTTGATCCTTGGATGCGCTAAGGACACCAGTGACAGCAAAGGTATTTTGGGTATGAACCGCGGGCGGGTTTCATTTGCTTCCGAAGCCAAAATCACAAAGTTCTCTTACTGCATACCCGCCCGCCCGGCTCAAACCGGGTCTAATCTGCCAACCGGGACTTTTTACTTGGGAAACAACCCGAATTCCGCGGGATTCCGATACGTTGACATGTTGACTTTTGATCCAAGTCAACGCATGCCGAATTTGGATCCCCTTGCCTATACAGTTGTAATGTTGGGGATAAGAATTGGCGGGAAAAAGTTAAGTATTTTACCCTCTGTTTTCCGGCACGACCCGAGCGGGGCGGGTCAGACCATGATCGATTCCGGCTCCGAGTTCACGTACTTTGTGGACGAGGCTTATACTAAGGTAAGGGAAGAGATTGTGAGACTGGTGGGACCGAGGTTAAAAAACGGTTACGTGTACGCGGGGGTAGCTGACATGTGTTTCGACGGTCATGACGTGGAGATCGGACGGCTGATAGGAGATATGGTGTTTGAGTTTGACAAAGGAGTGGAGATTGTGACGACTAAAGAACAAATTTTAGCCGATGTTGGTGGTGGGGTCCGCTGCGTGGCAATCGGGCAATCCAGCAAGCTTGGTGCGGCGAGTAATATAATTGGGAATTTTCATCAGCAAAATCAATGGGTGGAATTTGATCTGAGTAATCGTAGAGTTGGGTTCGGTAGGGCCGATTGTAGCAGATCAGTGTGAGTCAATATAGCTAGCTGTTCAAGTTGCAAAAAGTCTTGTTAAACGCAAGAGGACAAAAAGGTCATTATAGAAGAGTCTAAGTGAGATGTGAACTAGTTTGGCATGGCCCATGCAATTAGTGGTATCAATTTTACTCCCCTGGTATAGAAAGTACTGTATCGTGATGTGATATATGTTgagattaatatatatatatatacgagGATGTGAAATATATTATCACTTTGTCAAAATCATCGTctcttttctaatttatttactCAAACACTCACTCACCACTTGACCTAACCTCGattcttttaaatatttttggaCCTACGCATAATCAAGACAAAGGAACATGCAGTGTGTATGAGTTTAGTTTGTTATCGTCTCTTTGAATGGAACAGGtcttacaaaaaaatttaatttttttattataaaagatTCTTCATTCCATTCATGCCCCCCAATTTCCAAACATCACCCATGTCCTAATTAtggtaaaacaaaaacaaaacaaaaatctgtGTGTAATTTGTAATGCCCTTGTGTATCTTTCTTTGATGACAAAAATCAGGTGCCCTGGTATGGATAAACATCGAACACAAATAAAGAAGacagaaaagaagaggaaactgCGGGCTCCACCCAAGTTGGATTCGTGCAAAGAAGAGACGACACCTACTTGGGACTCTTCTGCCGACTCTAACTGCTCCTTCTCCCACATATATTCCCGACACGCACATGattcacattttctttttatcttattAATCATACTTTTTGCTctttgattaaatattttattacaattACTTttgaaaaggccaaaaaaaatattaacaaaaaataataaggtcattgctcttcttcttcttcttcttcttctgaccTTTTTACCTGGTCACGTGGAATTTGCAAAATAAGTGTTCCATCGTTTGAAAGACATGATTAGCCATCTCAACTTCCTCCTTtcatgatgaagatgatgtgTGCACTACTATTGATGATTGATGTGTAGTTTGTATGTACATGTGGCCAAAGGTCAGCCTAaagcatctctctctctctctctctctctctctctcattttcatGTCATGGATAAAGTTGCAGTGATTTTGAAtgagattaatttaattttataaaaaaactttgatCCAACACTTGTCAATCCTGTGCTTAATTTAATTGGATCTCAATGTGCAAGTATTTGATGAGGAAAACGTGATTGGGATCAAGACAAGGCCATTTGATGGCCGGTGAAAGTAACCTAATAAAGCAAAACCCTATTATtaggcctctctctctctctctctctctctctctctctctctctatagaTAGATATGCTAGCTCTCGTGAATTTTGTGAATGATCATCATCCAGTCTTCTTGTGCCATTACATTGACTAAGTATTAACTTCATCGATCATATGGAGGAGGTGATAACACTGACATAAAGCAATCTATCTTCAAGTGCTTTCCTTTGCTCCCGTTTTCTAAAGCCATCAATCATTAGTGTTGGAAATTTATATTGCAATATACTAATGCAATTTAGAAGAAAGTTTTCAAATTCCAACTCCTTAAAACAAATACCCCACAATAATAAAGAAAGTTCAATCCTTGTTTGAAGAAATGCCCTACGTTAGAAGGTTGAGAAATTCATCAAGCccttataaggagttgagtTTACTTTCTCCGCACATTTCCAATTAATTTTGGAATGAGACCTTCATAATATCACATTCATGTTTTTTCGCACGTGTAAagtccaacaacaacaacacgTACCCTCCACATAGATGTTGTACACGTGTTAACCCAACAATTATGAACTCAAAACAGAGGTGGCAGCTTGCTACTTCAAAAAACTCGGATCCTGTTTTTGTGGGGCTTGCCCTTGTAATGCTATGTGCTCCATCAACCCGCAAGCGGTCCCCTCATTGTAGAGCATTTGTCTGCCATCGATTATCTTCTGTTTTCTATTCTTTTGTATCGGATTGTCCTCATCTAAAAACCCTAATAATTTGAAGTATAAGACATTGCATATACGTATCGGGTTGTGTGCCCATGAGGGTTACAACTTACAATGCTTTGCTTTGGAGATTGTCCCACTTTTATTGGAATTAATTCTGCTTCGAATAGCTTGTACTTTTATCGAAGTTATGGCTAGCTAGAAATGTTGACCCAGTCcttcaacttcttttctttatctttattttttgggtcacCATCATCTTCGATGGCATGGGTGCAGTTGGTACTTTATGAGCTAAGGATGGACTTGTGCCTCTAATGTTTTGGGAAGTTCTTTTCGTATTaaaattgagaaagaaaaaagaagagaaaggttCAGTAAAAGTAAAGTTTGCAAGGAGAGGTTGCCTAATGCAAAGTATTTGCCTCGGTTTTTTCAAATTCTGAAAACAGAAATACATTAAAAGTTAGATCCCCTAGGAATTTTAAAACGATACAAAATCAAACTACATTCTAGAAACGACATTTTTAGGAAAATTACTAAACTAGATACAAGGATTATTATGCTTATGCCCAATTGTAACTAAATGATTCAGGCATATGTGAGTAATAGTGACACCgggattttttttccattaacACCCAAATATCATTCACAGCAGATGAAATGTACTTGTTGATGCattgtttttcaaatatttggTTGAGAAAATCCCCAGTGAAGTGAATTTGATAAAGTTGAACCACGTTTTCAACATTGGATGACCGAAGTCGGCTTCCAGGGGAAAAAGATGTAAGCATCATCTTGTCATGATCATCAAAGTATGGAATATTATGattgcattttgatttttttagagaagagagaaacaaCAGCTGGCCAAAAGAGTTAGCTGCCAAGATGGACTGCTTTGAGAGCCAATATTCCTCGAGAACCTAACCCTAAGCTGGTTCTTGTATAAGTGAGGAACAGCTAGCTCTCTATCTCAGCAGCAAGGCAAGACAGATTTGCACGCCCTTATTAGAcacttcactttcttcttgcATTATGATTGTGatgtaacatatatatatatatatatatatatatatatgcatgctaGCTAGtgctacctctctctctctctctcactctctctgcATGAATTGAATGCGCCAGAACACTTCTTTGAAaaagcaaacaccaaaaacCTACTGCTTTAGATATTGATAGTAGGCGCCTGCAAAGAAAGATTTTTGGTTTATCATGGACTCATGGCTAATGGTCCCCTTCCTATTATTTTCCACGCGTTTCTTTTAAGATTTCCCAATtgcaaacaaaatgaaagcaaATAGTGCCAgctttctcttatttttttgttggtttggtCCCCCACCCTTGGCTCgatttttggttggtgaacgAAAATAGTGGAAGTCAGTGAGAAACTAAGGACAGTCCACTCAATAGTCGGCCCATGTTTGATTATAAACAGTTTTGATTCTCTGCGTTGGCCCATCTTtaactttttggtttttttttttgggagatttACTATTATACCTATATATAGAagttcaaattataaaaaaaaaccatatatgaaatggactttagaaatacacccaaagcccatttacaacatagcAAAAAGACTtctaacttcttttaaattacaaaactgccattgatttcttaaaacaaactcaatcTCAAAACCTcgtaaaaacccaaaacaagtatctaagtaatttaatcatcaaaattaaattcaataaggtcagctgtcattttttgggtttgtttatagaaattaaatgatatagggttatttatagttttagtgctaagaatgggtatataactaaatatatatatatatttggtttgAAACTTTTTGGTGTTTATAGCTACTAGGCTTGGTAAACAAACCGTAAAAGCCAACAAGATCTAACTCAATGGAAAATAACCTTCATTTTCAGATCAGTAATCTCGGGCTCGCACCAACCACCATGGCTCCTTGGCACATAATTTGTACAACCTTAAAATCTAGTTGGACACAATTGATATTTATTTGGATTTCCAATATTGTAGATTTCAATTGGTTTGATTAATAGAGTATAGGGTGAAGCATTAGTCTAAGGATTACAGACAAAAGATAGAGCCTTATAAGATCGAAAACGATTGCTTGCTTTTGTCTTTCAATAAATATATCTTTTTAAGCAATTACATATTGTGAACCAACAGTTGGTCAATAGCGATGAAATTGTACACTGAACCATTTAAGAAAATGTTGCATAAACGATACAGCCTTCTGAAAAAGCAAATTGGCATTCACACACTGTCTTGATATATATACCTTGTTTTCCCCACCCATTTCATTTTCCCTCTCCATGAagttttaatgaaaattaatcTGCTCTTTGCACACCTTATTATCCCAACAATACCTTTAAAACCccagtttcttttctttgaacTTTAAATCATCCATGGAAGCCTGCACTCATGTGCAATAATTTCTTGTCATTGCCTGCATAATGTCTTGAAGGCCAATGCCATTTAACATGGACAGTAGAGCATCCTTTGATCATATTCGGTCGCTTAAGACTCAAAAAAGTGCCAACgcatgaaaattgaaaaataccTTGTCTGAGCGCACTTCTGTTGTTATAGTCTGGCCATGTCTGGATAGAATGTCGATGATCTTTCCATCCTTGACGGATTTGGACTGGCCGCAGCAAATATTTGAtagatttctttttctatctGATAGTTCTTCGGATTCCCGTAACAGTTTGATAGAAAAGGATTTATTCCAATGCTCGTATTTTCAACTTCTTTTGACTGCAGTTTACTTGTGTCAGAAAAATGCTTTCTGTTGTACTGTGGTAGTGTGTATACGCAAGTATCTCAAGTCACTTGTTCCTTTCTGTTGATTTGAGTCACTTTGAAATCCTTAAGTTAAGACCTAATCACCAGACCAACCAAATTTGACTTAAACCACTATTTTCCAACAACTTGCTCCAATCATCTCTTCCGGCGATCCTTCGAAGATTTATTGAATTCACTAACTAGAGAAGTGTAAGAAGCATAATCAAGAACAAGCCCTTTTCCACTCCGTAGCTTATCAAAGTCCTCAGGGTTTCCATGCTTGCAATGTCCTTCTAAGAGAATGTTGTATGTAATGTCATCTGGAGCCACCCCCAAATTAATCATAGCATCCAAAAGCATATTAGCATTTTTCATCTGTCCTAGCTTGCATAGTCCATTCATAAGCGCATTATAGGTTACAACACTAGGTACATAGCCATCACCCTGCATCTCCTTGAGCAACTTAAAACCCATCTTAACATCACCCTTCTTGCAAAACCCGTCAATGATCATCGTATATGTGGCATCATCAGGTTTCATGCCAGAATTTAACATCTCCCTCAACGTTCTTTCAGCGTCAAGTGTTTTTCCTTCTCTACACAATCCTGAAATAAGGGCTGTGAAAGCTACATTGTCAAGCTCAATCCCTTGTTTAATCATTCCCTTCCTTATCTCTAGAGCCGATTGTAGATTTCCTTCTTTGCAGCATCCATCAATAAGCGTAGTATAAGTGATCGTGTCAGGCTTCAAACCTGCTATATTCATCTCCTCAACAAGCTTCCTCGCTTCTTTCAAATCTCCAACTTTGCAAAGGCCATTTATGAGTGTATTATATGTAATTACATCTGGTTTGATACCAATCCCCAACATTTTCTGATACACTTCCATTGCCAAATCAATTCTTCCATTCTTACACTGCCCATCAATCAAAGTAGTATATGTGACATTATTCGGAACCAAACCCCTCTCacacatttcatcaaacaacaAATTTGCATCGTCCAACCTAAGCTCCTTGCACAGCCCATTGATCAAAACACTGTAAGTAAATACATCAGGACGTGTTCTGCTTTCCTCCATATCTCTCTTCAACCTAAAACACTCCTCCAGATTCCTAGACTTACAATACCCATTAATCAAAGTATTGAAACTAACTACAGTCGGAAGCAGACCCCGTTTCCCAATTTCATCGAAAACCAACTGGGCTTCTCTAATTTCACCTTCTTTACACAATTTGTGCATCAAAACAttgaaattataaactttTGGTGGAAACCCAGAAtccaaaatctccaaataaAATCCCCAAGCCACAACGGGCGAGTTCAACTTGAGCATCTTATCAAG
It encodes:
- the LOC18782371 gene encoding aspartic proteinase PCS1; this encodes MALSQKTMLLISLFFLISPSLSAKENKYLNNTTFSLSFPLTSSQLSLAPNTSKPLHHASLISNSRRIPRLTSYNQKLSFKYSMAPIVSLPIGTPPQTQQMVLDTGSQLSWIQCHKKTPKSKPPPPPMASFDPSLSSTFSVLPCTHPICKPRVPDFTLPTSCDQNKLCHYSYFFADGTLAEGNLVREKFTFSPSVSTPPLILGCAKDTSDSKGILGMNRGRVSFASEAKITKFSYCIPARPAQTGSNLPTGTFYLGNNPNSAGFRYVDMLTFDPSQRMPNLDPLAYTVVMLGIRIGGKKLSILPSVFRHDPSGAGQTMIDSGSEFTYFVDEAYTKVREEIVRLVGPRLKNGYVYAGVADMCFDGHDVEIGRLIGDMVFEFDKGVEIVTTKEQILADVGGGVRCVAIGQSSKLGAASNIIGNFHQQNQWVEFDLSNRRVGFGRADCSRSV
- the LOC18782256 gene encoding putative pentatricopeptide repeat-containing protein At1g09680, producing MAVFKIPRRSLCFLSSPHTHNCYYCLCFSTATTTAWYNQPPTPHNEDPKLSAISDAIKTTTQNSQPLDSSLRKLLPSLTARDVINLINLNPHSLSPLSLLSFFNWLSSHPTFRHNIQSYCTMAHFLCAHQMYPQAQSLLRIVVSRKGKETASSVFASILETRGTHQSNYVFDALMNAYVDCGFVSDACQCFRLLRKHNFRIPFHACGCLLDKMLKLNSPVVAWGFYLEILDSGFPPKVYNFNVLMHKLCKEGEIREAQLVFDEIGKRGLLPTVVSFNTLINGYCKSRNLEECFRLKRDMEESRTRPDVFTYSVLINGLCKELRLDDANLLFDEMCERGLVPNNVTYTTLIDGQCKNGRIDLAMEVYQKMLGIGIKPDVITYNTLINGLCKVGDLKEARKLVEEMNIAGLKPDTITYTTLIDGCCKEGNLQSALEIRKGMIKQGIELDNVAFTALISGLCREGKTLDAERTLREMLNSGMKPDDATYTMIIDGFCKKGDVKMGFKLLKEMQGDGYVPSVVTYNALMNGLCKLGQMKNANMLLDAMINLGVAPDDITYNILLEGHCKHGNPEDFDKLRSGKGLVLDYASYTSLVSEFNKSSKDRRKR